From a region of the Suncus etruscus isolate mSunEtr1 chromosome 11, mSunEtr1.pri.cur, whole genome shotgun sequence genome:
- the LOC126022543 gene encoding keratin, type II cuticular Hb5-like, giving the protein MANRPYRISSGYGSKNFSSCSAVMPKPGAHSCASATVYHGGSPGGLSYRRLGGFGSRSLCTLGSPRISVSGERPLRSGGSFGYRVGGLCGPGFPCITTVTVNESLLAPLNLEIDPKAQCVKQEEKEQIKSLNNKFAAFIDKVRFLEQQNKLLETKWQFYQNKRCCESNLEPTFTGYIEALRREAECLEADSGRLASELNHVQEVLEGYKKRYEDEVGLRATAENEFVVLKKDIDCAYLRKADLEANVEALKEEKGFLQSLYEEEIQLLQSQISDTSVVVRMDNSRDLNMDSIVAEIKAQYDEIASRSRAEAESWYQTKCEEMKTTVTQQGENLRRTKEDINELNRLIQRLTAEVENAKQQRRKLEAAVAEAEQQGELALSDARCKLAGLEEALQKAKQDMACLLKEYQEVMNSKLGLDVEIATYRKLLEGEESR; this is encoded by the exons ATGGCGAATCGTCCTTATCGTATCAGTTCTGGTTATGGCTCCAAAAATTTCAGCTCCTGTTCTGCCGTGATGCCCAAGCCTGGAGCTCATAGCTGTGCCAGTGCCACGGTCTATCATGGGGGCAGTCCTGGGGGGCTGAGCTACCGGCGCCTTGGGGGCTTTGGCAGTCGAAGCCTGTGTACCTTGGGGTCCCCGAGGATCTCCGTGAGTGGTGAGCGGCCCCTTCGAAGTGGAGGCAGCTTTGGATACCGGGTAGGAGGTCTTTGTGGGCCTGGTTTCCCCTGCATCACCACTGTAACGGTCAATGAGAGCCTGCTGGCACCACTCAACCTGGAGATTGACCCCAAAGCACAGTGCGTGAAACAGGAGGAGAAAGAGCAGATCAAGAGCCTCAACAACAAGTTTGCTGCCTTCATCGACAAG GTGCGATTCCTGGAGCAGCAGAACAAGCTGCTGGAGACCAAGTGGCAGTTCTACCAGAACAAACGTTGCTGCGAGAGCAACCTGGAGCCCACGTTCACTGGCTACATTGAGGCCCTCAGGCGGGAAGCTGAATGCTTGGAGGCTGACAGTGGGAGGCTGGCCTCAGAGCTCAACCATGTTCAGGAGGTGCTGGAAGGCTACAAGAAGAG GTATGAGGATGAGGTGGGCCTCAGAGCCACGGCTGAGAATGAGTTTGTAGTGCTAAAAAAG GACATAGACTGCGCCTACCTTCGTAAGGCTGACCTAGAGGCCAATGTGGAGGCCCTGAAGGAGGAGAAGGGCTTCCTGCAGTCCCTCTATGAGGAG gaaATCCAGCTCCTTCAGTCCCAGATCTCAGACACCTCAGTGGTGGTCAGAATGGACAACAGCCGGGACCTCAACATGGACTCCATTGTGGCTGAGATCAAGGCACAGTACGATGAAATCGCCAGTCGCAGCCGGGCTGAAGCTGAGTCCTGGTACCAAACCAAG TGTGAGGAGATGAAGACCACCGTGACTCAGCAGGGCGAGAATCTCCGCAGGACAAAGGAGGATATCAACGAGCTGAACCGTTTGATCCAGAGGCTAACAGCCGAGGTGGAGAATGCCAAGCAGCAG CGCCGCAAGCTTGAAGCAGCTGTGGCGGAGGCAGAGCAGCAGGGTGAATTGGCCCTCAGTGATGCCCGCTGCAAGCTGGCTGGCTTGGAGGAGGCTCTGCAGAAGGCCAAGCAGGACATGGCATGCCTGCTCAAGGAGTACCAGGAGGTGATGAACTCCAAACTGGGCCTGGACGTAGAAATTGCCACCTACCGCAAATTGCTGGAAGGCGAGGAGAGCCGGTGA